In Nitrospira sp., a single genomic region encodes these proteins:
- a CDS encoding sialidase family protein, whose translation MMKPMLVPAVALLALTAVSCAKLTLDTKAPRPSSPQMTDEREGVWQNAIAASGKTVHLVWGANSELFYRQSSDEGATWSEDLPVASYGELHLTDPIVASGRNVYIVYLRNLHMANDWCCPRTLGDIYVRRSADGGVTWESEQRLTRGAGAFRLSMAATDRRVDLVWSDFRSGKWEIYYLRSRDAGMTWDAERRLVPAWDYETNRPQVASDGESIHVVWMDDRDKQPPCYTMRQCPEVYYLRSTDGGESWSAQTRLTFDPPFSGRPDIAALSGTVLVSYDEDSDDNQSHEQHLLRSPDGGTTWEPSIRLSNAPGVSEHSSLIAADDVVHLAWRDQREPGIGEVYYRYSNDRGTTWSPEENVSKSGGHAGIPLLAATTHYLHVIWLDERTGKFQIWYERRILR comes from the coding sequence ATGATGAAGCCGATGCTCGTTCCTGCCGTGGCATTGCTGGCACTCACGGCTGTGAGTTGCGCGAAGCTCACCCTGGACACCAAGGCGCCGCGACCCTCCTCTCCGCAAATGACCGACGAACGTGAAGGGGTCTGGCAGAACGCCATCGCGGCGAGCGGGAAGACGGTGCATCTCGTCTGGGGGGCCAACTCCGAGCTGTTCTACCGGCAATCGAGCGATGAGGGGGCAACGTGGAGCGAGGATTTGCCGGTGGCCTCTTATGGAGAACTGCATTTGACCGATCCGATCGTTGCGTCGGGCCGCAACGTGTATATCGTCTATCTGCGCAATCTCCACATGGCGAATGATTGGTGTTGTCCCAGGACCCTGGGAGATATCTATGTGCGCCGCTCGGCCGATGGCGGGGTGACGTGGGAGTCCGAACAGCGGCTGACCCGTGGCGCCGGCGCGTTTCGCCTCTCGATGGCTGCGACGGATCGGAGGGTCGATCTGGTCTGGAGCGATTTTCGCAGCGGCAAGTGGGAGATCTACTACCTCCGTTCTCGCGATGCCGGTATGACGTGGGACGCTGAGCGGCGGCTCGTGCCAGCCTGGGACTATGAGACCAATCGGCCGCAAGTGGCGAGCGATGGGGAGTCGATCCACGTTGTCTGGATGGATGACCGGGACAAGCAGCCTCCATGCTATACGATGCGGCAGTGTCCGGAAGTCTATTACCTTCGCTCCACCGATGGGGGGGAGAGCTGGAGTGCTCAGACTCGATTGACGTTCGATCCGCCATTTTCTGGACGGCCGGACATCGCGGCTCTGTCAGGTACGGTCTTGGTGAGCTACGATGAGGACAGCGACGACAACCAATCACACGAGCAGCATCTGCTGCGGTCCCCTGATGGGGGGACGACCTGGGAGCCGAGTATCCGGCTGTCGAACGCGCCTGGTGTGTCCGAGCATAGTTCGTTGATTGCGGCGGATGATGTTGTCCATCTCGCATGGCGCGATCAACGGGAACCTGGCATCGGCGAAGTCTACTACCGGTATTCAAACGATAGGGGCACGACCTGGTCGCCGGAGGAGAATGTGTCGAAGAGCGGCGGCCATGCGGGCATTCCGCTGCTTGCCGCGACGACGCATTATCTGCACGTCATCTGGCTCGACGAGCGAACGGGGAAATTCCAGATCTGGTACGAGAGACGCATATTACGTTGA
- a CDS encoding acyltransferase, with amino-acid sequence MLQKISRYRTEIMGMAILWVVLFHARIDFPSALFLPVQFVKDLGYGAVDLFFFLSGFGLFCSWSKGCTVREFYTARLMRILPTYWIAVALYYGIEWFSNGTVSIVRVAAMATGLNFYLYNDKFFWFVPAIVACYLLFPFLVRWIRFNTGTRHLAGNVLVALFATLLLSLAITATEFSYLLIFTLRLPVFVLGIYAGYVYVHQQDQPWFESAKVNGVIGLSGIVCLSLVLSLTVPDTRWRYGFWWYPFMLLAYPLCLLIAYLYERIDEYVPSSSILSSGRACVLFCGRYSLEIFLLHLVIFRTFPVILQEAMPRAVESRLNTGRIAEYGAYVLVTLCLAPMVNRFAALCVAPIPAARRNP; translated from the coding sequence GTGCTGCAGAAAATTAGCCGCTATCGGACCGAGATCATGGGGATGGCGATTTTGTGGGTCGTGCTGTTTCATGCACGCATCGATTTCCCGAGCGCGTTGTTCCTCCCTGTGCAGTTCGTGAAAGATCTTGGCTATGGGGCCGTGGATCTCTTCTTTTTCTTGTCAGGCTTTGGACTGTTTTGCAGCTGGTCCAAGGGGTGTACGGTCCGCGAGTTTTATACGGCCCGGTTGATGCGGATCCTGCCGACCTATTGGATTGCCGTTGCGCTGTATTACGGCATTGAGTGGTTCTCCAACGGCACGGTTTCAATTGTACGGGTGGCCGCCATGGCCACAGGCCTGAATTTTTACCTGTATAACGATAAATTCTTTTGGTTTGTTCCTGCCATCGTTGCGTGCTATCTGCTGTTTCCGTTTCTTGTCCGTTGGATCCGTTTCAATACGGGCACCCGCCATCTCGCAGGAAATGTTCTAGTGGCTCTCTTCGCCACCCTGCTTCTTTCACTGGCCATCACGGCGACCGAATTCAGCTATCTGCTCATCTTTACGCTGCGACTCCCCGTGTTCGTCCTTGGCATATATGCGGGGTATGTGTATGTGCATCAACAGGATCAGCCGTGGTTCGAGAGCGCGAAGGTCAACGGCGTCATTGGCTTGTCGGGTATTGTGTGCCTGAGTCTGGTGCTCTCGTTGACTGTGCCCGACACCAGGTGGCGCTATGGCTTCTGGTGGTATCCGTTTATGTTGTTGGCCTATCCGCTCTGTCTGTTGATCGCATACTTGTATGAGCGGATAGACGAGTATGTGCCCAGCTCGTCGATTCTGAGCAGCGGCAGAGCCTGTGTTCTCTTTTGCGGGAGGTACAGCCTAGAAATATTTCTTCTCCACCTCGTCATTTTCCGAACCTTTCCCGTTATCTTGCAGGAGGCGATGCCGCGAGCGGTCGAGAGCCGGCTCAATACGGGCAGAATCGCCGAATATGGAGCCTATGTGCTCGTCACGCTCTGTCTGGCGCCGATGGTGAACCGGTTTGCGGCGTTATGCGTGGCGCCAATTCCGGCCGCCCGGCGAAATCCTTGA
- a CDS encoding GDSL-type esterase/lipase family protein, translating to MRTRFAAWPMWKRAVALAIPAVVVLTLGEVAGRLLEQYAGYMPRRAVGYIVGNPFLRTALPPGLQFQSGPFRVEVNSLGFRGPEIAMPKPKGVFRIFALGESTTFGWKGVRSHDEAWPALLEAKLRAAYPDRTFEVVNAGVPGYTSIEQRINFMLRVSHLEPDAILIYHGNNDLNWSWVPDLQTKLIYARGESISAPGWYNRMVDHSYVLMEIRSRINLVSRSSKVKRDDVDAAALKMLEQNLQGLIAEARRAKVQVAIGTFSHGLDEAGKPEQYNADETALGVPAVGRWFDNLSPQGLRRSFPLYNDMVRSLARAEGLPLAEPAKQVPPTPEFHTDWCHFTAKGEQLMAQIWFDALEQAGWFKPVGMVEEKPFNRADR from the coding sequence ATGCGGACGCGCTTCGCGGCATGGCCGATGTGGAAGCGGGCCGTGGCCCTTGCCATTCCTGCTGTCGTCGTCTTGACCTTGGGGGAAGTTGCCGGCCGGTTGCTGGAGCAATACGCGGGGTACATGCCCCGCCGGGCGGTCGGCTATATTGTGGGCAATCCATTTTTGCGGACAGCACTGCCTCCAGGCTTGCAGTTTCAGTCCGGCCCCTTTCGCGTCGAAGTCAACAGTTTGGGGTTTCGCGGCCCCGAGATTGCCATGCCGAAACCGAAAGGCGTCTTTCGCATCTTCGCGTTAGGCGAGTCCACCACGTTTGGCTGGAAGGGGGTGCGGTCGCACGACGAGGCCTGGCCGGCGCTGCTGGAAGCGAAATTGCGGGCCGCCTATCCGGACCGGACATTTGAGGTTGTGAACGCCGGTGTGCCCGGATATACGTCCATCGAGCAGCGCATTAACTTTATGCTCCGTGTGTCCCATCTGGAGCCGGACGCGATTCTGATCTATCACGGGAACAACGATCTGAATTGGTCATGGGTGCCGGATCTTCAAACCAAACTGATATACGCGCGAGGGGAAAGCATTTCCGCGCCTGGCTGGTATAACCGGATGGTCGATCACTCGTATGTGCTGATGGAAATCCGGTCGCGGATCAACCTTGTCAGTCGGTCTTCCAAAGTCAAGCGGGACGACGTCGATGCGGCCGCACTCAAGATGCTGGAGCAGAATCTGCAAGGCCTCATTGCCGAAGCCCGCCGCGCGAAGGTGCAGGTCGCCATCGGGACCTTTTCTCATGGCCTCGATGAGGCGGGGAAGCCAGAACAGTACAATGCCGACGAAACGGCCCTCGGTGTGCCGGCTGTAGGGCGGTGGTTTGACAATCTGAGTCCGCAGGGGCTTCGCCGAAGCTTCCCGCTCTACAATGACATGGTCCGCAGCCTTGCTCGCGCCGAAGGCCTTCCGTTGGCTGAACCGGCCAAACAGGTTCCCCCCACGCCGGAGTTTCATACGGACTGGTGCCACTTCACCGCCAAGGGAGAGCAGCTCATGGCGCAAATCTGGTTTGATGCCTTGGAGCAGGCGGGCTGGTTCAAGCCGGTTGGTATGGTAGAGGAGAAACCCTTTAATCGAGCAGATCGATGA